From the Burkholderia ubonensis subsp. mesacidophila genome, the window GAGGCTCGCGCCGCCGGAACCCGCCCCGACGATGAGGTAGTCGTATTGCATGCACGTCTCCTTCGTGTCACGAATGGCGCCCGGCGCGGCCGCGCGGTCCTGATCTTGTAGTGTTCGGGCATTGTAGGAATCGCCGCCGCGCACGCGACGCGCGGATTCAAGAGCGATTCCTCTAAACGCGTGCGTGAACTAAATTTAAGATTAGTGGATTCGCTTGGCGCGACGCCCCCGGCCTCCAGAAGCCGATCTGTCGCGAAATGGGAGTGACCGTCATGCAGCGACACGTTCTGCAGGCCGTGCGCCGACCGGGTGGTCCGGCCGCGCCGCCCCTGCCCGGCATTTCAATTCAAACGGCGCCCGGTGCGCGCGCATGCGCCGCGATGCGGACGACGCGCGACGATCGAACGGAACGGGTCGCGCCGGCGTGTTTGGAACGCGGATCGGCGGCGCCGCCCGGCAAGCGCTTGAAGCTGCCGGCAACGATCTCGCGATGCATCGCGCCGGTGCATGCGGCGACGCCGCACGCAGTGTTTTGCAGGTCCGTTTCGCGCGCTGCAACGCAGCGCAAACAGGCGGCACGCGTCGCCGCCAACCGCCTGTCGATGCCCGCCGAGCGTCGCGCGGATGCGACGCTCGCAGCCGCGCCCCCACCCCGATCCGCCACGCCGCACGCGTCGAGCGAGCGCCTGCGGTCCGACTGCCGGCCGACGCGCCACGCCCCACCGGAGGAGACGACATGAAGAACGACCTGCCCGAATTCGCCGCACTGACGTCGCTGCTGCACGACCAGCGCGCCGCCTACCTGCGTGCGCCGTATCCCGACTGGGAGACCCGTGCGAAGCATCTGCGCGCGCTGCGCACGCTGCTGATCGACCATGCCGACGCGCTTGCCGACGCGATCAGCGCGGACTTCGGCCATCGCGCGAAGCAGGAGGTGCTGCTGTCGGAAATCTGGATGGCGAAGGAAGAGATCGACGAGGCATTGAAGCACGGCAAGCGCTGGATGAAGCCGCTGCGCAAGCCGATGAACAAATGGCTGCGGCCCGCGCGCGCGAAGGTGATTCCGCAGCCGCTCGGCGTGGTCGGCATCGTCGTGCCGTGGAACTACCCGGTGCTGCTCGCGGCCGGCCCGCTGATCTGCGCGCTCGCGGCCGGCAACCGCGCGATCGTCAAGATGTCCGAACTGACGCCGCGCACGTCCGCGCTGTTCGAGCAGCTGATCGCGAAGACCTTCTCGCGCGACCACGTCGCGGTCGTGAACGGCGACGCGGAAATCGGCGCCGCGTTCAGCGCGCTGCCGTTCGACCACCTGCTGTTCACCGGCTCGACGCAGGTCGGCCGGCACGTGATGCGCGCGGCGGCCGAAAACCTCACGCCCGTCACGCTCGAGCTCGGCGGCAAGTCGCCGGCGATCGTCGGGCCGAACGCGCGCTTCGACGCGGCGGTCGACGCGATCGTCGCGGGCAAGACGCTGAACGCCGGCCAGACCTGCATCGCGCCCGACTACGTGCTGCTGCCGCGCGGGATGGAAGCCGCGTTCATCGAGCGCGCGCGCACGCGGCTCGCGAAGATGTATCCGGATTTCTCCCGCAACGCCGATTACACGACGATCGTGTCGGACCGCCATTTCGCGCGGCTGCAGCAGCTCGCGAGCGACGCGCAGGCGGCCGGCGCGCAGTTGCACCCGCTCGCGGACGCGTCGTCCGATTCCGCGTCGCGCCGCTTCGTGCCGTGCGCGGTCACGCAGGTGCCGGCCGCATCGCAGCTGATGCAGGAAGAGATCTTCGGCCCGCTGCTGCCGCTCGTGCCGTACGAGCGGCTCGACGAGGCGATCGCCTACGTGAACGCGCGGCCGCGGCCGCTCGCGCTGTACCTGTTCGACGACGACGCCGGCACGGTCGAGCGCGTGATGCGAGAAACGATCTCGGGCGGCGTCTCGGTCAACGAAACGCTGATGCACATCGCGTGCGGCAGCCTGCCGTTCGGCGGCGTCGGTGCAAGCGGGATGGGCGCGTATCACGGCTACGACGGCTTCGTGACGTTCTCGAAGATGAAGCCGGTGCTGACGCAGGCGCGCCTGAACGCGCGCAGCCTGCTCGCGCCGCCGTACGGCACGCGCTTCGCCGCGCTGATCAAGCTGATGCTGAGGTTCTGAGCGACGCGGGCCGCGCGAGCGCGTCGGGGACGTCCGTCACACGGGCCAGAGCGGCCCTTCCTGCATCGCGCCGATCTGCTCGCGCAGTTCGAGCACGCGCGCTTCCCAGTAACGATGCGTGTTGAACCACGGGAACGCGGCCGGAAACGCCGGATCGTCCCAGCGCCGCGCGAGCCACGCGGCGTAGTGGATCAGGCGCAGCGTACGCAGCGCCTCGACCAGATGCAGCTCGCGCGGCTCGAATTCGCAGAAGTCCTCGTAGCCGGCGAGCAGGTCGGCGAGCGCGCGCGACGCGCCCGCGCGGTCGCCGGGCAGCAGCAGCCACAGATCCTGGATCGCGGGTGCCATCCGGCTGTCGTCGAAGTCGACGAAGTGCGGCCCCGCGTCGGTCCACAGCACGTTGCTCGGATGGCAATCGCCGTGCGTGCGCAGCAGGCGGAGCTCGCCCGCGCGCTCGAACGCGGCCTCGACGCCCTCGAGCGCGAGCGTGACCGCCGTCTCGTAGGCCGGCCGCACGTCATCCGGAATGAAATCGTGCGCGAGCAGATAGTCGCGCGGTTCGTAGCCGAACGTGCGGATGTCGAGCGTGGGACGCGCGACGTACGGCTGGGTCGCGCCGACCGCGTGGATGCGGCCGATGAAGCGGCCGAGCCATTCGAGCGTGTCGGCGCGATCGAGTTCGGGCGCGCGGCCGCCGCGCCGCTCGAAGATCGAGAAGCGGAAGCCGTCGAACGCATGCAGCGTGCGGCCATCGAACGCGCGCGCGGGCACCGCCGGAATCTCGCGCGCGGCGAGCTCGGCGACGAATGCGTGTTCCTCGAGGATCGCGTCGTCCGACCAGCGCGCCGGGCGATAGAACTTCGCGACGATCGGCGGGCCATCTTCGATGCCGACCTGGTAGACGCGGTTTTCGTAACTGTTGAGGGCGAGCAGGCGCCCGTCGGTGCGCAGGCCGGCCGGCATCAGCACGCTGTCGAGCGCGTCGAGCACGCACTCGGGCGTGAGGCCGGCAAACGGCGGCCCGGCTGGGGCGGAAGGAGCGGGAGTGACTTCGTTCATCCCCCGCATTGTGCCGCCAGCCGGGCCGAATGACGAGCGTTCGGTGCGGCGTGCCCGCTCAATGGACGGCCGCGCCGGCCGGCAGCACGGATTCGCCGGTGTCGATCAGGTCCTCGAGAAAGAACGGCTCGGTGTTGAGTTCCTTCGACTCGCCCGGCACGCCCGCGTACCAGGTCACCATCGCCATGTCGCCCAGGATGCGCTGGACGATGCCGCGCGCGCCCTTCGGCACCGCGATATGGGTAGTGCAGACAATCGACCCGACATGCATGATGTTTCCCCACTCGTTCTTGAATCTTGAGATCCGGCCAACCTGCGCGGCCGGCAAATGCACGACACGCGCCGCCGCTACGATGGCGGCCGCGCGTATCCCATTGTTCACGGTTTATCGAAGCGCGAAAAGCGGAAGTGGCGGGCAAAGCGCCGCGATTTCGTCGCATGTCTCCAATCAACCACTGCGGCGGCCGCGCGCTTGCACGGGCGCCGCCCCCATCATACCCTGTCGAGTGTGACCGGCCGGCGATCCGGGCGGCGCGTGACGCCCGCGCACCGATTGCCACGCAGGCCGTTGTTGCGGTACCTTCGACGTTCATCCGCTTTCCTGCGCATTTCGCCCACGATGCCTTCGCAACCGTCCGCCCTGCCGATTTCACGGTCGCCGCTCGACGCGCGACCGCGGGCGTGCGCGCATCCTGCGGCGCCTCCTCCCCCTGTCGCACCGCCGCTCGTCGGCGCGGCGCCGCCTCCTCCGGCGGCGTTCGCCGGCTGACCGCCGGCGCCGTTCCGTCTTCCATTCGCCTGCCTGCCGTTCGTGCGTCGTGACGCACGGCGCGGCGCGCGTGCGCGTGGAACGTTCTCATCCGTTCGACAGGTGGATTCACATGGTTTCGTTCAAACGCGCGCTCGCCGCGCATGGGGCGACGTCGCTCTTCGTCCTGCTCTGGAGCAGCGGCGCGATCTTCGCCGAACTCGGTCTGCGGCACGCGTCCGCATTCGTCTTCCTCACCGCGCGCTTCGCGCTCGCG encodes:
- a CDS encoding coniferyl aldehyde dehydrogenase, with protein sequence MKNDLPEFAALTSLLHDQRAAYLRAPYPDWETRAKHLRALRTLLIDHADALADAISADFGHRAKQEVLLSEIWMAKEEIDEALKHGKRWMKPLRKPMNKWLRPARAKVIPQPLGVVGIVVPWNYPVLLAAGPLICALAAGNRAIVKMSELTPRTSALFEQLIAKTFSRDHVAVVNGDAEIGAAFSALPFDHLLFTGSTQVGRHVMRAAAENLTPVTLELGGKSPAIVGPNARFDAAVDAIVAGKTLNAGQTCIAPDYVLLPRGMEAAFIERARTRLAKMYPDFSRNADYTTIVSDRHFARLQQLASDAQAAGAQLHPLADASSDSASRRFVPCAVTQVPAASQLMQEEIFGPLLPLVPYERLDEAIAYVNARPRPLALYLFDDDAGTVERVMRETISGGVSVNETLMHIACGSLPFGGVGASGMGAYHGYDGFVTFSKMKPVLTQARLNARSLLAPPYGTRFAALIKLMLRF
- a CDS encoding serine/threonine protein kinase is translated as MRGMNEVTPAPSAPAGPPFAGLTPECVLDALDSVLMPAGLRTDGRLLALNSYENRVYQVGIEDGPPIVAKFYRPARWSDDAILEEHAFVAELAAREIPAVPARAFDGRTLHAFDGFRFSIFERRGGRAPELDRADTLEWLGRFIGRIHAVGATQPYVARPTLDIRTFGYEPRDYLLAHDFIPDDVRPAYETAVTLALEGVEAAFERAGELRLLRTHGDCHPSNVLWTDAGPHFVDFDDSRMAPAIQDLWLLLPGDRAGASRALADLLAGYEDFCEFEPRELHLVEALRTLRLIHYAAWLARRWDDPAFPAAFPWFNTHRYWEARVLELREQIGAMQEGPLWPV